From the genome of Candidatus Endomicrobium procryptotermitis, one region includes:
- a CDS encoding FkbM family methyltransferase, which translates to MGMNIGLASIYFAAYTNTEVIYSYEPFKQTYEQALYNIGLNKEISGGKIKPFNYGLSGCDKTIDMPFYFEASGSMSTTEGNDNLKNAKSWGVRRGGAASIETVHLKDASSVISDILKNHKQNKILLKIDCEGSEYDILDSLDKTGLLNNINYIILEWHFKGESYLLDILNKYNFISFSKYSSKEIGLIYAVKA; encoded by the coding sequence ATAGGAATGAATATAGGATTGGCTTCAATTTATTTTGCGGCGTATACAAATACCGAAGTTATTTACTCGTATGAACCTTTCAAACAAACTTATGAACAAGCCCTCTATAATATCGGCTTAAATAAAGAAATAAGCGGCGGCAAAATAAAACCTTTTAATTACGGCTTATCGGGTTGTGATAAAACTATAGACATGCCGTTTTATTTTGAAGCCAGTGGTTCTATGTCAACGACCGAAGGCAACGACAATCTCAAAAATGCAAAAAGCTGGGGTGTTCGTAGGGGAGGGGCAGCTTCCATTGAAACTGTTCATTTAAAAGACGCTTCATCCGTAATTTCAGACATTCTTAAAAACCACAAACAAAATAAAATTCTGTTAAAAATTGACTGCGAAGGCTCGGAGTATGACATATTAGATTCTCTTGATAAAACGGGACTTCTCAATAATATTAATTACATAATATTAGAATGGCATTTTAAAGGAGAATCTTATCTTTTAGATATCTTGAATAAATATAATTTTATATCCTTTTCAAAATATTCATCAAAAGAAATTGGCCTGATTTATGCGGTAAAAGCATAG
- a CDS encoding helix-turn-helix domain-containing protein, which yields MIINSLKKLGSFIKTERKNQGLTQTQLALASCVGLRFIVDLENGKQTLHFGKDLLVI from the coding sequence ATGATTATAAACTCATTAAAAAAATTAGGCTCGTTTATAAAAACAGAACGCAAAAATCAAGGACTTACTCAAACGCAGCTTGCGCTGGCAAGCTGCGTGGGTTTAAGATTTATCGTTGATTTGGAAAATGGAAAACAAACTTTGCATTTTGGCAAGGACTTGCTTGTAATATAG
- a CDS encoding ATP-binding protein: MIIRDLQQTIERWLFKNKIVLIYGARQVGKTTLSKQILEKYSKIKKSQYFDCDDISVKLLFETTNAASLKQIIGDKDFIVLDEAQTIKDIGKTLKIIYDHIPQVQIIATGSSSFDLANKLSEPLTGRALSFILYPFSIREISSANGFVNVSGNLENILIRGTYPEIYGKAKDSAEIFLNSLAGSYLYKDILMYEKFKNPHQLLELLQLTALQIGSEVSYTEIGQKMGLNRITVRNYIDVLEKCFVLFKLHSLSRNKRNEISKSVKIYFYDLGIRNTLIQSFAPLNLRNDTGAIWENFCILERKKLNQIKMRNVNQYFYRTYSGEEIDYVEEYDGKFDGYEFKFGKETAKSPKNFLAAYQNSSVKTINKDNWADFLL; this comes from the coding sequence ATGATAATACGAGATTTACAGCAAACCATAGAGCGCTGGCTATTTAAAAATAAGATAGTTTTAATTTACGGCGCAAGACAAGTAGGAAAAACCACATTAAGCAAACAAATCCTTGAAAAATATTCAAAAATAAAAAAGTCGCAGTATTTTGACTGCGATGATATTTCCGTTAAGCTCCTTTTTGAAACAACCAATGCCGCGTCTTTAAAACAAATTATCGGAGATAAAGACTTTATAGTTTTAGATGAAGCTCAAACAATAAAAGATATAGGAAAAACTCTTAAAATTATTTATGACCATATCCCTCAAGTGCAAATTATTGCCACAGGCTCATCAAGTTTTGACTTAGCAAATAAATTATCCGAACCTCTTACTGGCCGAGCATTGTCTTTTATACTTTATCCCTTTTCAATAAGAGAAATATCGTCTGCAAACGGTTTTGTAAATGTCTCGGGAAACTTAGAAAATATTCTTATAAGAGGAACTTACCCTGAAATATATGGTAAAGCAAAAGACAGCGCGGAAATTTTTCTTAACTCATTGGCAGGCAGTTATCTGTATAAGGATATTTTGATGTATGAAAAATTTAAGAATCCGCATCAGCTTTTAGAGTTATTGCAGTTGACGGCTTTGCAGATAGGCAGCGAAGTTTCTTACACGGAAATAGGGCAGAAAATGGGGTTAAACCGCATTACTGTAAGAAATTACATTGATGTATTAGAAAAATGTTTTGTTCTTTTTAAATTACATTCTTTAAGCAGAAATAAAAGAAATGAAATATCTAAATCAGTAAAAATTTACTTTTATGATTTAGGAATAAGAAATACTCTTATACAGTCTTTTGCTCCTTTAAATTTACGAAATGATACCGGTGCCATTTGGGAAAATTTCTGCATTTTGGAACGCAAAAAATTAAATCAGATAAAAATGAGAAACGTAAACCAATATTTCTACAGAACATACTCGGGCGAAGAAATTGATTACGTGGAAGAGTATGACGGTAAATTTGACGGATATGAATTTAAATTCGGCAAAGAAACTGCAAAATCTCCCAAAAACTTTTTGGCGGCTTATCAAAACTCAAGCGTTAAAACAATAAACAAAGACAATTGGGCTGATTTTCTGCTGTAA